Proteins from one Daphnia pulicaria isolate SC F1-1A chromosome 3, SC_F0-13Bv2, whole genome shotgun sequence genomic window:
- the LOC124328362 gene encoding clathrin heavy chain 1 produces MAQMLPIRFQEHLQLTSIGINAANIGFSTLTMESDKFICVREKVGETAQVVIIDLHDPTNPIRRPISADSAIMNPASKVIALKAGRTLQIFNIEMKSKMKAHTMTEDVVFWKWISVNTIALVTEGAVYHWPMEGDSLPQKMFDRHSSLTGCQIINYRTDAKQTWLLLIGISAQQNRVVGAMQLYSVERKVSQPIEGHAAAFSQFKMEGNPEFSTLFCFAVRSAQGGKLHIIEVGTPPTGNQPFAKKNVDVFFPPEAQNDFPVAMQVSPKHDVLYLITKYGYIHLYDMETGTCIYMNRISAETVFVTAPHEPSSGIIGVNRKGQVLSVSVDEETIIQYITTAMQNPDLALRIATRNNLAGAEELFVRKFNTLFQGGQYAEAAKVAANAPKAILRTPATIQRFQAVAAQPGQTSPLLQYFGILLDQGQLNKFESLELCRPVLQQGRKQLLEKWLKEDKLECSEELGDLVKQADPTLALSVYLRANVPNKVIQCFAETGQFSKIVLYAKKVGYTPDYVFLLRSVMRISPDQGAMFAQMLVQDDEPLADIAQIVDIFLEQNMVQPCTAFLLDALKNNRPAEGPLQTRLLEMNLLSAPQVADAILGNQMFTHYDRAHVAQLCEKAGLLQRALEHYTDLYDIKRAVVHTHLLNPEWLVNYFGSLSVEDSLECLRAMLQANIRQNLQIGVQIATKYHEQLSTNSLIELFESFKSFEGLFYFLGSIVNFSQDPEVHFKYIQAACKTGQIKEVERICRESNCYNAERVKNFLKEAKLTDQLPLIIVCDRFDFVHDLVLYLYRNSLQKYIEIYVQKVNPSRLPVVIGGLLDVDCSEDVIKSLILVVRGQFSTDELVEEVEKRNRLKLLLPWLESRIHEGSVEPATHNALAKIYIDSNNNPERFLKENGYYDSRVVGKYCEKRDPHLACVAYERGQCDRELIKVCNENSLFKSEARYLVRRRDPDLWVEVLNESNQFRRQLIDQVVQTALSETQDPEDISVTVKAFMTADLPNELIELLEKIVLDSSVFSDHRNLQNLLILTAIKADRTRVMEYINRLDNYDAPDIANIAISNQLYEEAFAIFKKFDVNASAIQVLIENVNNLDRAYEFAERCNEPAVWSQLAKAQLQQGLVKEAIDSFIKADDPSAYLDVVSTSHRTGSWEDLVRYLQMARKKARESFIESELIYAYARTNRLADLEEFIAGPNHADIQRIGDRCYDDGMYEPAKLLYNNVSNFARLAITLVHLKEFQGAVDSARKANSTRTWKEVCFACVDNKEFRLAQMCGLHIVVHADELEDLINYYQDRGYFEELINLLEAALGLERAHMGMFTELGILYSKYKPEKMREHLELFWSRVNIPKVLRAAEQAHLWAELVFLYDKYEEYDNAVLTMMQHPTEAWREGHFKDVITKVANIELYYKGIQFYLDYKPMMLNDLLLVLSPRMDHTRSVNFFSKYNHLEMVKPYLRSVQNLNNKAINEALNSLLIDEEDYQGLRTSIDAFDNFDTIVLAQRLEKHELIEFRRIAAYLYKGNNRWKQSVELCKKDRLFKDAMEYASESKNAEIAEELLAWFLEQRNFDCFAGCLYQCYDLLHPDVILELAWRHKIIDFAMPYLIQVMREYVSKVDKLEAAESERIEENDSQSQPPSMMIASQQLMLTAPGFAPAYAPGFTPGYGYGM; encoded by the exons ATGGCGCAGATGTTACCCATCAGGTTTCAAGAGCATCTCCAG CTCACAAGTATTGGGATCAATGCTGCCAACATCGGATTCAGCACTCTCACCATGGAGTCGGACAAATTCATCTGTGTCCGAGAGAAGGTGGGAGAAACAGCACAGGTGGTCATCATTGACTTGCACGATCCAACAAACCCCATCAGAAGGCCAATCTCTGCAGATTCAGCCATCATGAATCCAGCCAGCAAAGTGATTGCTCTAAAGG CTGGAAGAACCCTCCAGATTTTCAACATTGAAATGAAGTCAAAGATGAAGGCTCACACCATGACGGAAGACGTGGTGTTTTGGAAATGGATTTCTGTAAATACCATTGCCCTAGTCACCGAGGGTGCCGTCTACCATTGGCCCATGGAGGGTGATTCGCTTCCGCAGAAAATGTTTGACCGCCACTCCAGTTTGACAGGCTGTCAAATAATCAACTATAGAACGGACGCCAAGCAAACGTGGCTACTTCTTATTGGCATATCCGCCCAGCAAAATCGCGTCGTTGGAGCAATGCAACTTTACTCTGTCGAAAGAAAAGTCAGCCAACCCATCGAAGGTCACGCTGCTGCCTTCTCACAGTTCAAAATGGAGGGAAATCCTGAATTCTCTACCCTGTTTTGCTTCGCAGTCAGAAGTGCTCAGGGCGGAAAG TTGCATATCATTGAAGTGGGAACGCCGCCAACCGGAAATCAGCCTTTTGCGAAGAAAAATGTCGATGTTTTCTTCCCACCCGAAGCCCAGAACGACTTTCCCGTAGCTATGCAG gtCAGCCCGAAACACGACGTACTGTATTTGATTACAAAGTACGGCTACATTCATTTGTATGACATGGAGACTGGTACCTGTATCTACATGAACCGAATTTCGGCAGAAACTGTATTCGTCACCGCCCCACACGAGCCCTCTTCGGGTATCATTGGGGTCAATCGCAAAGGCCAA gTTCTATCTGTCAGCGTTGACGAGGAGACCATCATCCAATACATCACGACGGCCATGCAAAATCCGGATCTTGCGTTGCGGATTGCTACGCGCAACAATCTTGCTGGGGCTGAGGAACTTTTTGTCCGAAAATTCAACACACTCTTCCAGGGTGGGCAGTATGCCGAGGCCGCTAAA GTTGCCGCCAATGCACCGAAGGCCATTCTGAGAACACCAGCCACAATCCAGCGCTTCCAAGCAGTGGCCGCTCAGCCAGGCCAAACTTCCCCGCTATTGCAGTATTTTGGAATCTTGTTGGATCAGGGACAGTTAAACAAATTTGAGTCCTTGGAACTATGTCGTCCCGTTCTGCAGCAAGGTCGCAAGCAGCTGCTAGAAAAGTGGTTGAAAGAGGATAAACTTGAATGCTCTGAAGAGCTTGGTGACTTGGTGAAACAGGCCGATCCTACTTTGGCCCTATCGGTTTACTTGCGAGCGAACGTGCCCAACAAAGTTATTCAGTGCTTTGCTGAAACTGGACAGTTCTCCAAAATTGTTCTGTACGCAAAGAAAGTGGGTTACACGCCCGATTATGTGTTCCTGCTACGTAGTGTCATGCGCATCAGTCCCGATCAAGGAGCAATGTTCGCTCAGATGCTGGTGCAAGACGATGAACCGTTAGCCGACATTGCCcaaattgttgacattttccttGAGCAAAACATGGTCCAACCGTGCACGGCGTTCCTTTTGGATGCATTGAAGAACAACCGTCCAGCCGAAGGGCCATTACAGACCAGATTGCTCGAGATGAATCTCCTTTCTGCTCCTCAG gTGGCCGATGCTATTTTGGGTAATCAAATGTTTACCCACTATGACAGAGCTCACGTTGCGCAGCTATGCGAAAAGGCCGGTCTTCTTCAAAGAGCTTTAGAGCATTACACCGATTTGTACGATATCAAGCGTGCTGTGGTCCACACTCACCTTCTAAACCCGGAATGGTTGGTGAACTACTTCGGTTCATTGTCCGTCGAGGATTCTTTGGAGTGTCTTCGTGCTATGCTGCAGGCTAACATTCGTCAGAACCTCCAGATTGGCGTTCAGATCGCCACCAAGTACCACGAACAACTTTCAACGAATTCGCTGATCGAGTTGTTCGAATCCTTCAAG AGCTTTGAGGGACTTTTCTACTTCTTGGGATCTATTGTGAACTTCAGCCAAGATCCAGAAGTACATTTCAAGTACATTCAGGCTGCCTGCAAGACTGGACAGATCAAAGAAGTGGAGCGTATTTGTAGGGAGTCAAATTGCTATAATGCTGAAAGAGTCAAGAACTTCCTTAAG GAGGCAAAACTAACTGATCAGTTGCCGTTAATTATCGTGTGCGATCGTTTTGATTTCGTCCATGATTTGGTGCTCTATCTATACCGAAATAGCCTTCAAAAGTACATTGAAATCTATGTGCAGAAGGTGAATCCTTCTCGTTTGCCCGTAGTTATCGGCGGTCTGCTAGACGTTGACTGCTCGGAAGATGTCATCAAGTCCCTAATCTTGGTCGTGCGTGGCCAGTTCTCAACCGATGAGCTTGTAGAAGAGGTAGAGAAGAGGAATCGTCTTAAATTGCTCTTGCCCTGGTTGGAGTCACGAATCCATGAAGGATCGGTCGAGCCTGCCACTCACAACGCCTTGGCTAAAATTTATATCGACAGCAATAATAATCCTGAGCGCTTCCTTAAGGAAAATGGATACTACGACAGTCGCGTCGTTGGAAAATACTGTGAGAAGCGTGATCCACACTTGGCTTGCGTTGCCTACGAACGTGGCCAATGTGATCGTGAGCTTATTAAAGTTTGCAATGAGAATTCGCTCTTCAAGTCGGAGGCTCGTTACTTGGTTAGACGTCGCGATCCCGATCTTTGGGTGGAAGTGTTAAACGAAAGCAACCAATTCAGACGTCAGCTCATTGACCAAGTGGTTCAGACAGCCTTGTCAGAAACACAGGATCCAGAAGACATTTCCGTCACGGTCAAGGCCTTCATGACGGCTGATTTGCCCAACGAGTTGATTGAGTTATTggagaaaattgttttggaCAGCTCTGTGTTCAGCGATCATCGTAACTTGCAGAATCTCCTCATCTTGACAGCTATCAAAGCCGATCGTACTCGGGTTATGGAATACATTAACCGTTTGGACAACTACGACGCGCCAGACATCGCAAATATTGCCATCTCCAACCAGCTCTACGAAGAGGCCTTTGCCATCTTCAAGAAATTTGATGTCAATGCTTCCGCTATCCAA GTATTGATAGAAAACGTCAACAATTTGGATCGTGCTTACGAGTTTGCCGAACGCTGTAACGAACCAGCCGTATGGTCACAGTTGGCCAAAGCGCAACTTCAGCAAGGTTTGGTCAAGGAGGCTATTGATTCGTTTATTAAAGCCGATGATCCTTCGGCCTATTTGGACGTGGTCTCGACTTCGCATCGTACCGGCAGCTGGGAGGATTTAGTTCGCTACCTGCAGATGGCTCGCAAGAAGGCGCGTGAATCGTTCATTGAATCTGAATTGATTTACGCCTATGCCCGCACCAACCGGCTTGCTGACTTGGAAGAGTTTATCGCCGGCCCGAACCATGCCGACATTCAACGAATTGGTGACCGTTGCTATGATGACGGAATGTATGAGCCAGCTAAACTACTGTACAATAATGTTTCGAATTTTGCTCGATTGGCCATTACTTTGGTACACTTGAAAG AGTTCCAGGGAGCTGTTGATTCGGCCCGTAAAGCCAACAGCACACGTACATGGAAGGAAGTCTGCTTTGCATGCGTTGATAACAAAGAATTTCGTTTGGCACAGATGTGCGGTCTTCACATTGTTGTTCACGCCGATGAATTAGAAGATTTGATTAACTACTATCAGGATCGTGGATATTTTGAGGAGTTGATCAATTTGCTTGAAGCAGCTCTTGGATTGGAACGCGCTCACATGGGTATGTTCACTGAATTGGGTATCCTCTACTCGAAGTACAAACCGGAGAAAATGCGCGAGCATCTCGAACTCTTCTGGTCACGTGTCAACATTCCTAAAGTTCTACGCGCTGCTGAACAG GCACATTTGTGGGCTGAATTAGTCTTCCTCTACGACAAATACGAAGAATACGATAATGCTGTCTTGACAATGATGCAACACCCAACTGAAGCGTGGAGGGAAGGACATTTTAAAGACGTTATTACCAAAGTGGCCAATATTGAACTCTACTACAA GGGCATCCAGTTTTATTTGGACTATAAACCAATGATGTTGAATGACCTACTTCTGGTGCTTTCACCTCGTATGGATCACACGCGCTCTGTCAACTTCTTTTCTAAGTACAATCACTTGGAAATGGTTAAGCCTTACCTACGTTCAgttcaaaatttgaacaacAAGGCAATCAACGAAGCTCTAAACAGTCTGCTTATCGACGAAGAGGATTACCAA gGATTGCGCACGTCAATCGATGCGTTCGACAACTTCGACACAATTGTATTGGCCCAACGATTGGAGAAGCACGAGTTGATAGAGTTCCGCAGGATCGCCGCCTATCTTTACAAGGGAAACAACCGCTGGAAGCAGTCCGTTGAGTTGTGCAAGAAAGATCGATTGTTCAAGGATGCGATGGAATACGCTTCTGAATCGAAGAACGCCGAGATCGCTGAAGAATTATTAGCTTGGTTCCTTGAACAGCGCAACTTCGATTGTTTTGCTGGCTGCCTCTACCAGTGTTATGATCTTCTTCATCCCGATGTCATTCTCGAGCTTGCCTGGCGTCACAAAATCATCGACTTTGCCATGCCTTACCTCATCCAG GTCATGCGTGAATACGTCTCCAAGGTCGATAAGCTGGAGGCTGCCGAATCTGAACGCATTGAAGAAAACGACTCTCAGAGTCAACCCCCATCGATGATGATTGCGTCACAACAGCTCATGTTGACTGCACCTGGCTTCGCACCAGCGTACGCCCCCGGTTTTACACCAGGATACGGTTACGGCATGTAG
- the LOC124328364 gene encoding voltage-dependent anion-selective channel protein 2-like produces the protein MAPPVYADLGKSSRDVFGKGYHFSLLKLECKTKTSNGVEFTTGGSSNIDSGKVVGNLETKYKIGEYGLTFTEKWNTDNTLGTEIAIQDKIAQGLKLTFDSTFAPQTGKKTGIVKAEYKHDTATLNADVDLNGGPTINGAAVCGYLGWLAGYQMSFDMSKSQLTRNNFSIAYAAKDFALHTNVNDGQEFGGALYQKVNPNLETGVQLSWTAGSNATRFGLGCKYQLDNDSAVRAKINNVSQLGLGYQQKLRQGVTLTLSSLVDLKNFNQGGHKIGMALELEA, from the exons ATGGCTCCTCCCGTATATGCTGACCTTGGTAAATCATCCCGCGACGTATTTGGCAAAGGCTATCATTTCAGCCTGCTGAAGCTTGAATGCAAAACTAAGACCTCAAATGGGGTTGAATTCACCACGGGTGGTTCATCAAACATTGATAGTGGCAAAGTGGTCGGAAACTTGGAGACCAAATACAAGATTGGAGAATATG GCTTGACCTTCACTGAGAAGTGGAACACTGACAATACCCTTGGAACTGAGATTGCCATCCAAGACAAGATCGCCCAGGGTCTGAAGCTTACTTTTGACTCTACCTTTGCTCCCCAAACTGG CAAGAAAACTGGAATCGTCAAAGCCGAATACAAACACGACACAGCCACTTTGAACGCTGATGTTGACCTCAACGGTGGACCAACCATCAATGGTGCAGCAGTTTGCGGATATTTGGGCTGGTTAGCTGGTTACCAAATGTCCTTCGACATGTCAAAGTCTCAATTGACGCGTAACAATTTCTCCATTGCTTATGCCGCAAAAGATTTTGCACTCCACACCAATGT TAACGATGGACAAGAATTTGGAGGAGCCTTGTACCAAAAGGTCAATCCAAATCTTGAAACTGGTGTCCAACTTTCTTGGACCGCCGGTTCGAATGCCACCCGATTTGGCTTAGGCTGCAAGTACCAGTTAGATAATGACAGTGCAGTCCGCGCTAAGATCAACAATGTTTCTCAGCTTGGTCTGGGTTACCAACAGAAACTTCGCCAAG gTGTTACCCTTACCCTATCGTCGTTGGTtgacttgaaaaatttcaaccaGGGAGGACATAAAATCGGCATGGCGTTGGAACTGGAAGCTTAA
- the LOC124328366 gene encoding J domain-containing protein-like: MNSFTFSERRLEDDYYCVLGCNDSSSAEQILIEYKHRILLCHPDKSQDDTSTAQFQKLQEAKKVLCDPDKRKDYDRWKASGIAVTYKQWVTMQKGFGTPVFHWATPKTDGKMLEFNSGWLPTNPRSNEIFQPSGTAYSNNSILKKFRNYEI; encoded by the exons atgaattcGTTTACGTTTTCAGAGCGCCGTTTAGAAGATGATTATTATTGCGTATTGGGTTGCAATGATTCTTCAAGT GCAGAACAAATCTTGATTGAGTACAAGCATAGAATATTACTTTGTCATCCAGATAAAAGTCAAGATGATACATCGACTGCCCAGTTTCAAAAACTTCAG GAAGCCAAAAAAGTACTGTGTGACCCAGATAAACGAAAAGATTATGACAGATGGAAAGCAAGTGGTATTGCAGTTACATACAAGCAGTGGGTAACAATGCAAAAAGGATTTGGTACTCCA GTtttccattgggccacacccAAGACTGATGGGAAAATGCTTGAATTCAACAGTGGTTGGCTTCCAACAAATCCTAgatcaaatgaaatatttcaaccaAGTGGTACAGCATACTCCAACAATTCtattctgaaaaaattcagaaactATGAAATATGA
- the LOC124328324 gene encoding zinc metalloproteinase nas-13-like isoform X2, with product MMKITAILFCTLSVLVAKSAADSDPTTFREPDAPMSDDAAVDLSGIALGNADPDNEIPGEPLTPADFNNAKKVSMDPPPRDKLGGDPIEIAGLFEGDIAGVSSADMAIGKSFKLGKSGAKPMGKNAIIDMNLRWPSSIIPYVISASFAMNDRSVIARAMLEYHNKTCIRFVPRTNQRDYVHIMPGSGCSSNVGRTGGAQPVSLGSGCVYVGIVIHELMHAAGFWHEQSRGDRDEFITINWDNIIDGMAYNFQKYNLDRIQYLGAPYDTGSVMHYDAFAFAKNRERPTIITKKQGTELGQRRGFSDVDVMKLNKLYECGKNGGVSTVSTTMAPLVSTELPGKCEDSHKHCKIWSATGECDKNKAWMSVSCRKSCKLCGVDCDNFNVYCDQWAKTGECDKNADYMKLYCSKSCKFCGSASSAACVDHNRYCGAWSERGQCKANADYMKLNCKKSCGLC from the exons ATGATGAAGATCACCGCCATCCTATTCTGCACCTTGTCCGTTCTGGTGGCGAAAAGCGCCGCCGACTCTGATCCGACAACGTTCCGCGAACCAGACGCTCCCATGAGTGACGACGCCGCGGTTGATCTCAGTGGCATCGCCCTCGGTAATGCCGATCCG GATAACGAAATACCCGGCGAACCTTTGACTCCAGCCGACTTCAATAACGCCAAAAAAGTCT CCATGGATCCACCTCCCCGTGACAAGTTGGGGGGCGATCCCATCGAGATTGCTGGGCTTTTCGAAGGTGATATTGCTGGCGTCTCGAGTGCGGACATGGCCATTGGCAAGTCTTTTAAGCTGGGAAAATCCGGGGCTAAA ccaaTGGGCAAAAATGCCATTATTGACATGAATCTCCGCTGGCCATCTAGTATCATTCCCTACGTTATTTCGGCCTCCTTCG CAATGAACGACCGGAGCGTGATCGCCAGAGCCATGCTCGAGTACCATAATAAAACCTGCATCCGATTCGTTCCACGGACCAACCAGCGTGACTACGTCCACATTATGCCCGGATCAGG GTGCAGCAGCAATGTCGGACGCACCGGTGGCGCTCAGCCCGTCTCCTTG GGGAGCGGTTGCGTCTACGTGGGCATCGTCATTCACGAACTGATGCACGCCGCCGGGTTCTGG CACGAGCAGAGCAGAGGGGATCGTGACGAATTCATCACCATCAATTGGGACAATATTATCGACG GAATGGCGTACAACTTTCAAAAGTATAACCTGGACCGGATCCAATACCTCGGTGCACCGTACGACACAG GTTCCGTTATGCACTACGACGCTTTCGCCTTCGCCAAGAACCGCGAACGTCCCACCATCATTACCAAGAAGCAAGGCACCGAGCTGGGACAGAGAAGAGGATTCAGTGAC GTTGACGTCATGAAGCTGAACAAACTTTACGAGTGCGGCAAAAACGGCGGAGTGTCGACGGTATCCACCACAATGGCCCCACTTGTGTCAACCGAATTGCCAG GCAAATGTGAAGACAGCCATAAGCATTGCAAAATCTGGTCGGCGACTGGCGAGTGTGACAAGAACAAAGCCTGGATG AGCGTGAGCTGCCGAAAATCGTGTAAACTGTGCG GAGTGGATTGCGACAACTTCAACGTCTACTGCGATCAATG GGCCAAAACGGGCGAGTGTGACAAGAATGCTGACTACATGAAGCTTTACTGCAGTAAAAGCTGCAAATTCTGCGGATCAG CTTCCAGCGCGGCATGCGTCGACCATAATCGATACTGCGGAGCTTGGTCGGAGCGCGGCCAGTGCAAGGCCAATGCCGATTACATGAAGTTGAACTGCAAGAAATCTTGTGGACTGTGTTAA
- the LOC124328324 gene encoding zinc metalloproteinase nas-13-like isoform X1 translates to MMKITAILFCTLSVLVAKSAADSDPTTFREPDAPMSDDAAVDLSGIALGNADPDNEIPGEPLTPADFNNAKKVSMDPPPRDKLGGDPIEIAGLFEGDIAGVSSADMAIGKSFKLGKSGAKPMGKNAIIDMNLRWPSSIIPYVISASFAMNDRSVIARAMLEYHNKTCIRFVPRTNQRDYVHIMPGSGCSSNVGRTGGAQPVSLGSGCVYVGIVIHELMHAAGFWHEQSRGDRDEFITINWDNIIDGMAYNFQKYNLDRIQYLGAPYDTGSVMHYDAFAFAKNRERPTIITKKQGTELGQRRGFSDVDVMKLNKLYECGKNGGVSTVSTTMAPLVSTELPGKCEDSHKHCKIWSATGECDKNKAWMSVSCRKSCKLCGVDCDNFNVYCDQWAKTGECDKNADYMKLYCSKSCKFCGSAASSAACVDHNRYCGAWSERGQCKANADYMKLNCKKSCGLC, encoded by the exons ATGATGAAGATCACCGCCATCCTATTCTGCACCTTGTCCGTTCTGGTGGCGAAAAGCGCCGCCGACTCTGATCCGACAACGTTCCGCGAACCAGACGCTCCCATGAGTGACGACGCCGCGGTTGATCTCAGTGGCATCGCCCTCGGTAATGCCGATCCG GATAACGAAATACCCGGCGAACCTTTGACTCCAGCCGACTTCAATAACGCCAAAAAAGTCT CCATGGATCCACCTCCCCGTGACAAGTTGGGGGGCGATCCCATCGAGATTGCTGGGCTTTTCGAAGGTGATATTGCTGGCGTCTCGAGTGCGGACATGGCCATTGGCAAGTCTTTTAAGCTGGGAAAATCCGGGGCTAAA ccaaTGGGCAAAAATGCCATTATTGACATGAATCTCCGCTGGCCATCTAGTATCATTCCCTACGTTATTTCGGCCTCCTTCG CAATGAACGACCGGAGCGTGATCGCCAGAGCCATGCTCGAGTACCATAATAAAACCTGCATCCGATTCGTTCCACGGACCAACCAGCGTGACTACGTCCACATTATGCCCGGATCAGG GTGCAGCAGCAATGTCGGACGCACCGGTGGCGCTCAGCCCGTCTCCTTG GGGAGCGGTTGCGTCTACGTGGGCATCGTCATTCACGAACTGATGCACGCCGCCGGGTTCTGG CACGAGCAGAGCAGAGGGGATCGTGACGAATTCATCACCATCAATTGGGACAATATTATCGACG GAATGGCGTACAACTTTCAAAAGTATAACCTGGACCGGATCCAATACCTCGGTGCACCGTACGACACAG GTTCCGTTATGCACTACGACGCTTTCGCCTTCGCCAAGAACCGCGAACGTCCCACCATCATTACCAAGAAGCAAGGCACCGAGCTGGGACAGAGAAGAGGATTCAGTGAC GTTGACGTCATGAAGCTGAACAAACTTTACGAGTGCGGCAAAAACGGCGGAGTGTCGACGGTATCCACCACAATGGCCCCACTTGTGTCAACCGAATTGCCAG GCAAATGTGAAGACAGCCATAAGCATTGCAAAATCTGGTCGGCGACTGGCGAGTGTGACAAGAACAAAGCCTGGATG AGCGTGAGCTGCCGAAAATCGTGTAAACTGTGCG GAGTGGATTGCGACAACTTCAACGTCTACTGCGATCAATG GGCCAAAACGGGCGAGTGTGACAAGAATGCTGACTACATGAAGCTTTACTGCAGTAAAAGCTGCAAATTCTGCGGATCAG CAGCTTCCAGCGCGGCATGCGTCGACCATAATCGATACTGCGGAGCTTGGTCGGAGCGCGGCCAGTGCAAGGCCAATGCCGATTACATGAAGTTGAACTGCAAGAAATCTTGTGGACTGTGTTAA